From Triticum aestivum cultivar Chinese Spring chromosome 7B, IWGSC CS RefSeq v2.1, whole genome shotgun sequence:
actttcgatgtaataagtgtgtgattgctactctattataaatccttcaagtactgtgcgtgtcagcattactgatccagggatgacattgaagcacagagatcagactgtttgaggtctggttgctacagcatgccctccaccctcgtggccgcctcgactgcttcttgacttgcactccaagtcctttggatcacgttcgttccaaaaatcacgctcccgaaggtttcattgcatttggactccgtttgatattccttttcttcgaaatactgaaataggcaaaaaaacaacaatacgcgttgggcctccggttagtaggttagtcctaaaaatgatataaatgtgtaaagtaaagcccataagcatccaaaacgggtaatataatagcatggaacaataaaaaattatagatacattggagacgtatcaatcacacaACCATGTTAAGAGAGACTAACAAAAATTAATTGACATCGAACTAGGCGAACTAGGTTGTACCCAACCATCTGATAAACCCACTTCTCTACGGTGACAATATACTAACAGTTTTGGGGAAATAAACTAACTGAATCCCAAATCTACAGCATGGAGCATAGTTTAGTATATAGCCATCTTTGTGTGCCTAAGTGGGTAAAGTCTTCAGAGAGTTAGGAGTAACTTGAACATCCATATACGAACCCCATATTGAATAAGTTCGTGATAGATATGAAGTATAGATTTTTCAGTCCTTCCAGTTGGTGTTAATAACTTCACTACAAAGAATTTTAATAGTACCTGCTAGCAGTGGCGAATCTTGGAAGAAAATCGAGGACGGGCTCAAAGTTAACGGTGTGGAAAAAAGCCACTAACTCCTAATTCTTTTGCCCAAGGTAGGTAAAATTTGCTAGAACTTTTTGAAATATGAAATTGTGAACCAAAAATTTGTTATGTTTAGCAAGATAGCCAATATCTCAAAATCTTGTAGACCAAATTAGCTCAGAATTTTCCAGAATACTGCTGGGAACATATtgtatttactgatttttttgaattatttgaaaaatATCAAATATTAGACTTTTCTAGCAAAATAGCAATCAGTTCGAACTAATTTAGTAACATGTTTGACCATACCACAAAGATTCATATTCGAAAGCAATAAATTTACACACCAATACAGAAGAACTAGAGAAGCAACAACAATGATAGTAATCTTTCTTACTAATGGTATTGCAGAACAACTAGAAACCAATATATAGAAATAGATGCCCAATTATCCAACCGCAAGCCATCTGTCCAAATTAGTATAAGTATTAGCAATATAAAGGTACACCAATATAAAGCATCAATAAGTGACTACTAACACTAGTAAAACTGAGATATACCTCTAAAAAATCACATAGTACTCACGAGGCAAGTGTCCATTGTGATCTTTCATTTTCTGGAATCGTATCATAATTTGATCATCGGGGATACTTTTGAATATCCTTTTATCGCAATAGCACACCATTAAATCATTGAGCCAATCATCTGATATCTTATTGTGCAAATCAATTTTAATGATCTTCATTGCTGAAAATATTCGCTCGACCAAAGAAGTTGCCACTGGAAGAATCAATGTCAACTCGATGAGGCGATATACCAATTGGAAAGTTCTGTGTTTTGTTGTTTGAACTATCAACCGAGCAAGGCTTGTGTAAAATCCTCAGCATAAATTTCAGCAAGTCGAATAAGTTTTTCAACATTATACTTTGAGAAGTTGTTTGTTGGTGTAAGGCAAGACATGCATTCCACTAACTCGGTGTTAATTAACTTCATTGAATCGGTGATTCATCTTGGTGAgagttgcatcaagagcaacattGAATATGCTAACCTTGAAATAATGATGTCAAGTCACCTTATTCTTGCTGCGAACAGATTGCCCCATAGCTCTAACAAGATAATCCATATTTGGCACCTCAATGCCATGTTCCCCACAGAAGTTGTTTGCTTGGTCACATAATGAATCATACCCATTGTCCTTCATATTTTGCAAAGCTTCTTTCACATCCAAGATCAAACGCATGGCTTCAACAACATCTTGTTTCTTTCTTTGCGAAGCTTGTGATAGCAAATTAGCGATGCTCAAAAAGTTTATTAAGAATAGCATGATGAACACAAACTGGAAGCATTCCATCGATATGATCAAACCTGAAGCTCCACCTTGAGAAGTGTGTTCCCGGGCATCATTGACCACAATTGCAAGCACATCCACCACTGCATTCCACATTGTATACATACAAAGCAAGGTTCTAAGATGTGAGCCCCAACAAGTAGCTCCTGGTCTAGCTAGGTTAGTTTCTTGATGTAACCCAGTTCCATATGATATCTTACAATTTTCCATCATTTCTATCAAGTTGTCTTGATTCTTTGCAAGTAATGCATCCTTCCTTTTGCAAGATGAACCCACCTGAGTCACTATCAAGGGAAGGTAGTTGAAAAAATCAGCAATAACTGGACAACACTGAGCCACTGTGACAACCACTAGCTGCAACTGATGGGCAAAGCAGTGAACAAAGAAAGCATATGGACTCTCATCACGAATTAGCTTTTGCAAACTGTTGAATTCTCCTCTCATATTTGAAGCCCCGTCGTAACCCTGTCCACGTAGCCTATTAACAAGCAGGCCATGGTACTCCAACACATGAACCAGTGCTTCTTTAATTCTAGCAGATGTACAATCTGTGATGTGCTTAATAGCAAGAAATCTCTCTTGAAGCTCTCCGTGATCATCTAAAAATCTGCAAATTTTGGAAGATACAAGTTAAAAGATAGAAATGAACAAGGACTATGCAAGTTTGGGAAGCTACAAGTTAAAGACATAAATTCATATGCATTACCTCAAAATTATTGCCATTTGTTCCTTTATTGAGCAATCTCTAGCCTCATCAATAAGTATCGAGAAATTCTTATCTCCAAGCTCATCCTTGATGACTTTGGTTACCTCCAATGCACAACATGTAGCAAGGTCCTTTTGAATATCTGGACATATCATAAGTGCATTCCCTTGCACCTTATCAAATGCATCTTTCACATCCTTATTCTTGTCCTTATACCAGTCCAAGAACTCCCTGAAATTGCCTTTGTTGGTGGAATTGGAAGATTCATCATATCCACGAAAAGCTTCCCCTTGAACTATGAGATACCTTGCACAATCCAATGATGCAGTCAAGATTTATATTTTATATCAGCCTCTTCATTGTAAACTCGCATTTTGGTAGCCACATTGGCCCTTTGATTGTTGAAATCAACACATAAGCCCACAACAATGTTGTGGTAACTAGATGGACCACCAACATGTTTCTTAAAATGTCCCAAAGCAGTTTTCCAACGCTTGTAACAATCTACTATAAATACATCATTGCCAAATCTAGCTGCTTGTGATGGATTCTTGAAGAGAAAACAAGGGAAACAAAAGGCAGCCTCCTTTTTCACACTATATTCCAACCAATCAAACTTATCTAGCCATTGTGGTTGAAAGGATCTCCAAATTTAATTGTCCAATCCCACTTCAAATTTATGCCCGATAGCTTTGTTTCTTTGTTTCAACAAATAAGCTCTTCTCACTTCACTTCGAATTTCAGGGGCATAATCTTCTATTGGTATTCGATCAGCCGGATCACCAAAAATCTGACTTGGATGGAATTCCGGTATATGATGCTTTGGTGGTTGGTTTGTGCTCTCATTAGTTGGGGGATTGGTACTCTCATTTGCATGGGGAATAGTTCTCTCATCGACATTGGTTGAGGGATTAGTGCTCTCATTTGTTGGAGTAGGATGAATTATGTTCTCAATAGGGGCTGGTTGAACAACAACATCATCTGGAGGAGCATTGGGTTCGGAAAAAACAAGGGGAGCATTTGAATTGCTTGCAAACCAGTTGTGGAAAGTTCTTTTTCTCTTCATTTCTACAAACAAGAATGATGATTAGTACTGGGTTAATCTTATATACACAGCTAGCTATATTGGTTCTCTTCTCTAGTACTTGAACAGTTTAACTAACCACTGTTAACAGCTAGCTACCATTAGTTCATTAGCATAAATTAGTAGCCAAATAGGAACCCAAATAGCTAGTTGTAAATAGCTACAGAGTACAGAACTACAGACTACAGAAGTACAGAATACAACCTTCAGGTTCAGCCGTTCAGGAGCTATTCGAGTAGAGCAGCAAGCAACAGCCGGATGGCACAGCAGCTCGGATGGACCAGGCGCCCAGCAACCAACTAAGCCCCCCTCCTCTATTCCACGGCCACGCTGGGGAGGGCACGAGTCAGATGGATATGCAGTCTGGCGCCGTTTTGGGGAGGGGAAAGTGACCAGATCAGGGGAGAGCAGTCCAGGCACCAATTTGGGGAGGTGGGCCCGCAGCGGTGGCGCGAAGGAGAGGTCCGGCGACCGGCGGTGGTCCGAAGGAGGGGTCGGGCGACCGGCGGTGGCTAGGGCACCTGCACAAGAGCAGCTCGGGTGGGACAAGCGAGCGACCGCAGATGGTGGAAGGAGCGTGCGCACGTTTCTCTGCTCTGGGAATTGATGGGCTGGAAAGGTCTATTGAGTGGCTGGGCTGGGCCTTGAAGTTTGAAACTAGTACTAAAAAAATTGGCATCGCTGGAGGGCAGGCTCGAGCCTGTTTAAGCCCGCCCAGGAGATTCGCCACTGCCTGCTAGAGTTATTGTTGACACTCGAAATTGGTACAGTCATAAAATTAGCTTAGGTTATATGAAGactaattcaaacttatgattggaagtcaccTTGGAATGTCTCTCTttgagaagatcaagatggatatgaagatggtccaaaacggagctcggctgcaaaagttatgacaagttcagagatgctcatatTGACATCAGATTATGAAAtggccagaaactcaattaatatggCCTCGGATGGAAAATGTATCAACACAAAAGTTatgcgtctcgtcgaaacggttgatTCTTATATAAAAATCATCTTAATTCGAGATCGTATGCAACCTGTGGAAGCAAAACAAGGTCATAAACAGAAGTTGCAGAGTCATtccggaccgaccgagttgatttgatcggtgagaccgagttggtccggAAAATTACCAAAGAGTTTGCAACAttcactcggtgggaccaaaacaaaccaatcggtgggaccgagttgatCCGGGAAATTACCAAAGATTCTTGTCCGAGTTACattagggtttttgatgttttggacggaatttttattccttttcttgtacgggaagtccagccgcctcataaatagatgagaggtgacggccgattgaacaacacacaatcaaacaaatcatctagcactttttacctttacttctatctctctcccttgttcttcttcttcctcgttcttcgttcattcttcttattgcagggcggcgaacctcgaggccctagagccagtcaggccgacctagggaagcccatagccgccgcgcgccctgacggggttcCTCCTAGGTGTGTGGGGTTTTGGGTctacaaaagcacccgccggattgcctgcgtaccgcgcttccggccgggtctccttcgacgtgagctgcggtgcatcacccccggcgtcgagggtacacggtgacgtgttcatgtgcaaACAATTATATTATTGATAGCTTTTGGCCTTCTACATTCTAGCCTTTTAACTTTCTCTTATACTTGTATATGATGGCTTTGGCCTCTCAATAATATTAAGCTGCTTTCCCCTTTTTAGGAAAGGAGGTTAAACCTCCGGGTATCTACATCAATCGATGCATACAACCATCTTTATTAATTTTTTCACGAAGATctgacaagaacatacatcaagccaCCCGAAGCCTCCCCGCTCACACTTACAAACTTGATAATGTGGAGTGCTGTCACTCCCTATATCTAAAACCAATGTCATCGCCAATCCATCCATATAACATATCGAAACCAACAACCAGTGCAGTAGACCTAGAGCgtacaccacatgcacacgttttagaagcATCCATCATCATCAAACCGTTGTCCCATCTTTAGAAGAGAGATCTGCATCATCCTTGTCAGTCCGGCCATCCGTTAACGCCGCCACGGCCGCCAACTATGCGGCCGCGCTGCGATCGTCCATCCCGACGCAGAGACTCTAGAAGATcggtcgtgcgtagcacctgccgaacaggcatgacacagcgtagcacctgtcggctaggcatgacttgacatctccacctaAGCTTTGTTCAAGATGAAGaagctccacctcctgcctctgtcttccagcgctgctctacaaatgatgctcccaagagagaaacgacacagATGTGACGCCATTGTCCGATATAGaaaaccagatcctagggtttctcccggagcagcacgagtggatCAATAGTATTTACACAATAATGTCTTCTTCAAGGTAACGACGCAGAATACCGCCATCGCCTTCCTTCCGCTCAGTTTTCACCGGCAACAATGTCTCCCTGACTcacagccgggactagatgacggaTCTCAAGATCCAACCACCCAGCCTCATGCCGACCACCTCCGCCGGAGGAGATGTCCACCACTGCTGGTTGTATCGGCCAGAACAGATCTGACCGGAGGTGCCGCTGAGCAGTCTACCAGGCCCTCCACGCCATCGTCGATCCGTAGCCAGATGGCACGCCGTCGCAGCATAGCCAGCCGCCATTGTCGACCACCTCCAGCGGAGGAGATGACCCCCACCGCCGGTTGCGCCGACTAGAACAGATCTAATCGGAGGTGCCGTCGAGCACTCCACTAGGCCCTCCATGCCGTCGTCGATCAGAAGCCAGATGGCGCGCCGCTGTCGACCGACTCACGCCATCGCCCAAACCAGTACAGCCGCCGCATGCCACCGCCCGTGACCAGGCTGCCCGACGTGCCTGCAGCCGCCGTCGCCCAAGGCAGGGCCGGCCACCATCGTCTCTGCCTCACCTATCACCACACTCTGCAGGATCGGACGCACCTCCATATGTGTAGGGGCCCCGCACCACCCCTGAGACATGAAAGGTGAGTCCCCTGCCATCGCCGTCGGCCCCCGGGTGTAGCCCAGCGGCGACGGAGGGAGGGGAGGTGGGAGTGCTCACCATTGTTCCTCTACTTCGTCTACGTCCGtctcaccttcgtcatcaccatgtccaccaccATCGAAGCCGACTGATTCGCTGACGAGAAGCCCGCTGCTgtcaagaaggtcgccgaggagaCCCCTGCCGCCGCGGCTTCTGGCAGGCACATTGGAGTAACTCGTTTATCCCGATCCTGTTTATTTTCGTGTGGGTGCAGTACTAGCTATTTGCGTGAATATTTCTACTATCTTCCTAGTACATGATTATCTGGTTAGAAATCAGTACTATGCTCATGATTTATATGTGGATTAATTTAATAAAAAATCCGCTCATATGCTCAACATGTACAGGACGTGAGTCAGGATCAAGATATTGTGGCTCCTTGTGGGTCAGGGTCATCAAGATACATCGATCACAATGACGATGTACAAGTGAGTCAGGATCAAGATATAGTGATGTATACTTCCCATAAAAATTATGCGTCAAATATATTGGCAAAATGACACTAGTTAATGTTACACGCATGCATGTtgatgcattgcacatcatatgcATGGGTGGTTGACCAATCGAATAAGGATGTTGCATGCTCAAACAAGTACTGCAGAGATAATACGGTCGTGCATTTTAatttaaaagaacatcatcaaggAGGCTATGGTGCTAAAGCTGCAACTTTAGCCGGCAACGACCACCAGATTAGTGGACACACAAGTGGGACAAGTTTTCAACCTGGACAAGCATGTCTCTCcctcgcaaaaaagaaagaaaaagcatGTCTCTGCAGGAGATTGGACAGGGCCCACCAGAGGAGACGTACGACCAATCAAATTGATAAATACTAGCAAAaagacccgtgcgttgcaacggaagagacGATTGTATCTGCAAAATGCATTTGCAGTCAAGCTGAATTTAATCTTTATCGAGATATGTGGGAACAAAGATTGCATATCTTTAATATGAACTAAAATTCTAAGTGAGTGACAAAAATAGGTTGAAAAATCAAGAGTTACACTAATAGAACTTTAAGAAAATAAACTCAAATCTGCAGTAGAGAAGTGCACTCGGGCAATAACTTTTTCTCTTGAGGATTGCAATAAACATAGAACTTTTTTATATTTGATAATACAAACGGAAAACTTCATATTTTGTGGTTGCAAGGTTGCATGATTTTTTTTTCTGGATAAATCATGGTTCGCGAGTTCAGCTACGGAAATAAAGAAATTCTTTTCTGACTTGAGATGACTTTTAGTTGAAGTGCGGCACATAGAAAACATGTCCTGGCACCATGGGTGTAGTAACTGGTAAAGAAAACTTTGTACATGAGCTCCCACATTAAAAGGCCAAGGATACATAATGACTGGAAAACATGTCCTGGCACCATGGGTGTAGTAACTAGTAAagaaaactttgtacatgatctCCCACATTAAAAGGCCAAGGATACATAATGACTGGCAAAAAGGGAACACGTTTACCTCATATAGAGGTCTTGTACTCCTTGTGGTTTCTCTTAATTTCTAAAACTAAATTAAACAAAAAAGGAAATTAAAATTGAGCTCCCACATTAAAAGGCCAAGGATACATAATGACTGGAAAACATGTCCTGGCACCATGGGTGTAGTAACTGGTAAAGAAAACTTTGTACATGAGCTCCCACATTAAAAGGCCAAGGATACATAATGACTGGCAAAAAGGGAACGCGTTTACCTCATATAGAGGTCTTGTACTCCTTGTGGTTTCTCTTAATTTCTAAAACTAAATTAAACAAAAAAGGGTGACGAGTGGATTCGAAACCGCACCTCATGTGTGGACCTCTAGCCACCACGCTACTACATCTTTGTTGATGTTAAGGGAGGTTCACTGGCTGATAAACCAAATTTAGCGCAGCGACCTGGGATGGAAAAAATGAAACGTTTTTTTTGACTTATAGGTGACATACTCGGTAATTTGTAGCAACTTTGGGGGTAAATTATATGACGTACGGGCAGAAGCAATagcccttttatttttatttttatttttatttttatttttatttattattattattattagggtAGACTAGGACTAGGAAAAAAATGTCAAGATATAGAAGGCAAGTTTTGCAAACCAAGGAGAAAGTTGTGTTCGGTCAATTTATTAGGCATGTTTGAGTCAGCTAGCTATACTAGTATCAAACACAATATGGCCGAATGCAAGGGCACCCTCTCACTATGTTCACATTGGCAGAGGCGCATTATGAGAGGTACATTGTGTGTGCAGTGAACAtgtatctttgtgtgtgtgtgtgtgtgtgtgtgtgtgtgtctgcgtgtgtgtgtgtgtgtgtgtgtttgtgagagagatagagagatagagagagagagagaattcacGTGTTTTGTCCTTCCTGATTGGCCAGCCCCTTAGTGTTCTACCCACGCACGTAACCTCGTCTCTTTCCGCACGCCAACATAGCCGATCTCAGCGTCGGCAGATCTGGTGAGCGTTGGGAGGAGAAGAACAAGCCTGCGAGGCGACGATCGTGGGGGAATCAACCAGATCCGCCACGTGCCCGTCTGCAGGAAGGGAACACGGTGACGGGGGCTGGTTCGCTGCGCATCTCCGCCACCGAGCCTTGCATCGCCGGCCACCATCCCCTCCTCTCACACGCCGCCACTATCAAGGTATATCGGTGCGCCCCTCCTCACCGTCAAGCCGCAGGTCAGGTTCTTCCGTAGAAACCCCCTCCCCACGCTCGCTCTTTCCAGCCCACGCAGCCTCTCCgactccttcctccttcctcgccACCGCTCCCTCTCTTCACCTGCAGCTCTGGCTTCTCACCATAgccgctgccccctcccccctcctgtGTCAATCTTGGCCGTACCCATCGCCGGGAAGAGCGAGGGGTCGCTCCTGCAACTGCTCAACCCTGAGAAGCTCGCCGTCGTAATCACAGAACCGTCTTCCTCGCATCTTCCAGGCTATTCTTGTATAGCCAGAAATTGCTCTGACCCAACGATGCCTTCCCCCTTGCTATTTTTTGAAATCTTATTGGCTGATGGTGTTCATATTAAGAGAGGAGACACACCATATGTGCTCAATCAATCAAAAGAAATATTCATCCTTTCCATAAATTAGTTTCAGATGCGTAGGTGGTGTTTAGGCCAAGGTTTTCATGTGATCCATTCACTCTGCTTTAACTTGAAGAACTCATTGTTGTATCAGGCGACGCGTGGTAATCCTTCACTTAAGATCCGTGCTTTGGAAGGCAAAAATATTGAAATGTCTGAAGAGTCAGGTCAGATAAACCTACCCAAGCCTTCTTATTTTTCATATATTGGTAATTGATCTTCCCAAGTTCTTACTCTATGTGtttcaaaattttctttgaagGTGCCACAAGTAAGTACAATGATGATGGCCAGATAGATGATTCGCTGAAAACAATTCAGAAAATACGGGATGAAATTGTATGTTATATGTCTTTTCTCTTATTTCAGCAAAAAATTATGCTTGCTTTCTATAATTTCTTCTAGTTGAGAATTTGATGTGAACTCTCCTATTCTCTCTTCATTTCAGCTTCGCAAGGAAAGCATACTTCAAGAACGAAGTGCTCGGTGTGATATGGACATCCAGACACTCTTGAGTGGTATTCTACCCATGTCACATTTTAAACATGGTTACATTTACAATCACATTGTAGAACTGTTACAATTTTGCGGTCAACACTGTCGGCAAGTTTTCCTCTGAGCCATATGTTTTCAAAAGTTCTGCGCTAAACTGTGTTGTATCACACTTTTCATTGTGGAGAAATCGTCCACCGCACTTTGTGATGTACAAATTGTCCGTCAGAACTGTGGCCAATTTTGGCAAGatgtattttttggattttttaatgTTTTGGCAGGAAGTTGCTTCTATATTAGTTCCACATTTCTTGTactcatcatgttttaaaacttatgAAGAAGGAAAGATGACACCTAAAGCTGTATCAATAATAAGCAAATACAAGGAAACTTGCTCAAATATGACAGAAGTTACCAATTCATCTTGCTTTGGAGATGGTGACCAATCGATCACTAATAGGAAGAAATTGAGGGAGGCACTCCTCCGACAATGCAAGGTAAGAAACCTCAAGCTTAATCTATGTATTACAATTTTAAATGCCACTGGTACCCTGACACTTGTCTATGCAGGAGCTTGATCTGATCTGTCATGGGGCCGACTGGATACTCCCAAGATACACAGTATTACCTTTAGTTTTAGATGGTATGTACAAATGTTTACTTTTATCTCCTAGATATTCTAGATAGGCAAGTATTAGGTCCTTGGACCATGTAGGCATAACAATTAGGAATATCATATGAATGTATCCTATGCCATGTACTTCCTGATTCTCATTTATCGAATTCAATCCCTATAGGTCCTCGTTCGTTTTTTGAATTGAGATGATAACATACATAGTGTGCTACGCTAACCATGCTTAGACGAAAAGATTTTTCAAGGTGTCAGATCAATATGCATGATTTGCTCTCTTGATGTCAAAGTAGCAATACAAATAAGCCGCTTGCTTATTTTTCACATGTTATGCTCTGTTCAAGTGTTAGGTTTTTTAACATTCGATCAGTAGTTATCTTAGACCAGACTGATTAGGTCCCCACTTAGCAATAACCAGAATTGATGTTTGATTGACTATCATCttcgtatgtgtgtgtgtgtgttttgactTTTGAGCACTTCTTCAACGGTCCTTTTCCTATCTTTTCAGGAATGTACCACGCCAGTGTACATTTGAGATGCCCAGATTTTGAGATGAGCCTCACTGGTGGTCTTCGTCCTACCCCATACGAGGCGAAGTGCTCGGCAGCTGCCAATATGATACTGGAGCTTCACAAGAAGGCGGAAGAGCAAAAAGAGTAGGGTACCTGATGCAAAATCACCTTGTTAAACTCCTGAAGCCGGGAATCAGCAGGTGGCTGGAACCAGTTGTTTAGTCATTACAACTTTGAATAAGACTTCTTGAGAAACCTAATTGTGTTGGTACCTTGTTGATAGCTCTTTTACCTTCCGGAGGTTGACTCCATGTGTTGTTGTTGGTATTATGTCTATTTATTAAGGTCGTGATAAACCCTAGACTGTTATTTCAAAACTCTATGATGTTTCAGTTGCGCTTACTATTTTATAATGGGACCCGCACTGATGTGTACCGCAGGGCCATCGAGGCTTGCGTGTGCTTGACGTCAGCGGCGGCTTTATGGCAAGCGGTGGTGTTGGAACCCTAGCTCCTCCCCTagctctacctctctctctctctcctctataaCATTGCTCTAGCGCGAACCAGAAGAAGGAGGACGAAGAAGCAAACACAGAGCACATAGTGGACACAACAAGGTTTCCCGGGGCACGAACGCCACCGTCGCCCGAACGACATTTTTCTCTTTTACTTGATCACGAACTCAGCCCACACTTGTTAAAACGCATATGGGAGGGTTCTTTATACCCTGGGCCACATTAGGGCACGTACCCCACGTCCCAGTCCACGCCGAGCGCTTGGTCCAGCCCGCTCTGGCCGCGCTCGCGACATGCACGCACACGTCTGGGTCATGGCGAGCCTGCCTTGGACCAACTCCTCGCACCCCCTAATCTCACCAACAGAATGCACCTACAGTCACGCGCATGGTGTACTCCTACACGGTCACCCCCGTGCACCACACACACGTGCACATGCACACGTACACCACAGACCTGACGCATCCGACACGCCCAGCACGCGCCCACACACGCGCCCGACGCGTCCGAGCCATGGCCACGGCTTATTtgcccaatgatacgtctccaacgtatctataatttttgattgttccatgctattatattacctgttttggatgtttatgggctttactttacacttttatatcatttttgggactaacctactaaccggaggcccagcccgaattgctatttttttttgcctatttcagtgtttcgaagaaaaggaatatcaaaaggagtccaaacggaatgaaacctttgggagcgatatttttagaacaaatgcaatccaggagacttggagtggacgtcaagaagcagcctaggcatccacgaggcaggagggcgtgccctaggagggtgggcgcacccccacccttgtgggcccctcgtggctcccctgacctacctccttcgcctatttatatccacgtaccctgaaaacatccaggagtaccacgaaaactatttccaccgccgcaaccttctgtatccgcgagatcccatcttggagcctttgctggcgctccgccggaaggggaatcgaccatggagggcctctacataatctccaaggcctcttccatgagttgtgagtagtttaccacagaccttcgggtccatagttattagctagatggcttcttctc
This genomic window contains:
- the LOC123155530 gene encoding uncharacterized protein translates to MSEESGATSKYNDDGQIDDSLKTIQKIRDEILRKESILQERSARCDMDIQTLLSEGKMTPKAVSIISKYKETCSNMTEVTNSSCFGDGDQSITNRKKLREALLRQCKELDLICHGADWILPRYTVLPLVLDGMYHASVHLRCPDFEMSLTGGLRPTPYEAKCSAAANMILELHKKAEEQKE